One window of the Methylocystis parvus OBBP genome contains the following:
- a CDS encoding NUDIX domain-containing protein, with the protein MRQESNTKTTLEKARPDPSLRAQIVSRIITFGALFQRPMTLGVRGLVLDAEDRVLLVRHTYVPGFYLPGGGVERGETMLQALTRELQEEGAVHLLSAPTLHNVYLNRRVSPRDHVALYVVRHFGYDGPREPDHEIAEAAFFPLTALPDGITPATRARLAEVLAGEPVSPYW; encoded by the coding sequence ATGCGACAGGAGTCCAACACGAAGACGACATTGGAAAAAGCGCGCCCCGACCCCTCTCTCAGGGCGCAGATCGTCTCGCGGATCATCACCTTCGGCGCCCTGTTCCAGCGGCCGATGACGCTCGGCGTGCGCGGCCTCGTGCTCGACGCCGAGGATCGCGTCCTGCTCGTGCGGCACACTTACGTGCCGGGCTTCTATCTCCCCGGCGGCGGCGTCGAGAGGGGCGAAACCATGCTGCAGGCGCTGACCCGCGAATTGCAGGAAGAAGGCGCCGTGCATCTCTTGAGCGCGCCGACGCTGCACAACGTCTATCTCAATCGCCGCGTCTCGCCGCGCGATCATGTGGCGCTCTATGTCGTGCGCCATTTCGGCTATGACGGGCCCCGCGAGCCCGACCATGAAATCGCCGAGGCCGCCTTCTTCCCCTTGACCGCGCTGCCGGACGGGATCACCCCGGCGACCCGCGCCCGCCTCGCCGAAGTCCTGGCCGGGGAGCCCGTCTCGCCCTATTGGTGA
- a CDS encoding LysM peptidoglycan-binding domain-containing M23 family metallopeptidase produces MAIERQIAFSRVAVRLMMAAGAAALMAGCSDASRFSDPFADPFTSGAAPKVANYRGVDRSPTGAIANPAPARVESRPLPAPAAPTAPRTLAPVAAAPLPAGQTGSHWTADGGTPVTVASGETAGMLATRYGVPTDALLRANGYSTAAQVQPGSRLIVPVYRAGAVAHSGPAAAPAPVKVAEAKPEPKPDPKAEAAAAREEQRKAEAAAKAAREDQRKAEAAAKVAREDEAKAKKAKAAADEQELKRQKKAEAEKAAEEARLAKVEAEKQAAQKAAETKRLADAKKADAKKEAEMKAAEAKAAADKAKLAKVEAAKSKADAAKAAEAKAEAAKAAEEAKLAKAEAAKAAKAERLAKAEAARDEAAAAAAEKQAAASEKQQQKVAQAEKPAEPAPAARQVDKTTTTASIPPAEEATKVSLDSDKPEFRWPARGRIIQGFSTGGNDGINIAVPEGTPVKAAEGGTVAYAGSELKGYGNLVLIRHPNGFVTAYAHNGELDVKRGDSVKRGQTIAKSGQSGNVGSPQLHFELRKGSTPVDPTNYLAGL; encoded by the coding sequence ATGGCTATAGAGCGTCAGATTGCTTTTTCGCGGGTCGCGGTGCGGCTCATGATGGCCGCGGGAGCGGCCGCCCTGATGGCGGGTTGTTCAGACGCCTCGCGTTTTTCCGATCCCTTCGCCGATCCTTTCACCTCGGGCGCCGCCCCGAAGGTTGCGAATTATCGCGGGGTGGATCGCTCGCCGACCGGCGCGATCGCAAATCCGGCCCCGGCCCGGGTCGAGTCCCGTCCGCTGCCGGCTCCGGCCGCCCCGACTGCGCCGCGCACGCTGGCTCCCGTCGCCGCCGCTCCGCTGCCCGCCGGCCAGACCGGCTCGCACTGGACCGCCGATGGCGGCACGCCGGTCACCGTGGCTTCCGGCGAGACCGCCGGCATGCTGGCGACGCGCTATGGCGTGCCGACCGACGCCCTGCTGCGCGCCAATGGCTACAGCACGGCCGCCCAGGTTCAGCCGGGCTCGCGTCTGATCGTCCCGGTCTATCGCGCCGGCGCCGTCGCTCATTCTGGTCCGGCCGCCGCGCCGGCGCCCGTCAAGGTCGCTGAAGCCAAGCCGGAGCCCAAGCCCGACCCGAAGGCCGAGGCCGCCGCCGCCCGGGAAGAGCAGCGCAAGGCCGAGGCGGCCGCCAAGGCCGCCCGCGAAGATCAGCGCAAGGCCGAAGCCGCCGCGAAGGTCGCCCGCGAGGACGAGGCCAAGGCGAAGAAGGCCAAGGCCGCCGCCGACGAGCAGGAGCTGAAGCGCCAGAAGAAGGCCGAGGCCGAGAAGGCCGCCGAGGAGGCGCGTCTCGCCAAGGTGGAGGCGGAGAAGCAGGCCGCGCAGAAGGCCGCGGAGACCAAGCGTCTCGCCGACGCCAAGAAGGCCGACGCGAAGAAGGAGGCCGAGATGAAGGCCGCCGAGGCCAAGGCCGCCGCCGACAAGGCGAAGCTCGCCAAGGTCGAGGCCGCGAAGTCGAAGGCCGACGCCGCCAAGGCCGCCGAAGCCAAAGCGGAAGCCGCGAAGGCCGCCGAGGAAGCCAAGCTCGCCAAGGCCGAAGCCGCCAAGGCGGCGAAGGCCGAGCGTCTCGCCAAGGCCGAGGCCGCGCGCGACGAAGCCGCCGCCGCGGCCGCTGAAAAGCAGGCCGCCGCCTCCGAGAAGCAGCAGCAGAAGGTCGCCCAGGCCGAGAAGCCCGCGGAGCCGGCGCCCGCCGCGCGTCAGGTCGACAAGACCACGACGACCGCCTCCATTCCGCCGGCCGAAGAGGCGACCAAGGTCTCTCTCGACAGCGACAAGCCCGAATTCCGGTGGCCCGCGCGCGGCCGCATCATTCAGGGCTTCTCGACGGGCGGCAATGACGGCATCAACATCGCCGTGCCGGAAGGCACGCCGGTGAAGGCGGCCGAAGGCGGCACGGTGGCTTACGCCGGCAGCGAGCTGAAGGGCTATGGCAATCTGGTGCTGATCCGTCACCCGAACGGCTTCGTCACCGCCTACGCCCATAATGGCGAACTGGACGTGAAGCGCGGCGACTCCGTGAAGCGCGGCCAGACGATCGCCAAATCCGGCCAGTCCGGCAATGTCGGCTCCCCGCAGCTTCACTTCGAACTGCGCAAGGGCTCGACCCCGGTCGATCCGACGAATTACCTCGCGGGTCTGTAA
- a CDS encoding metallophosphoesterase family protein, which produces MSFLLAHLSDAHIGPIPRPNLAELLGKRVTGYVNWLYKRAAQHDMGVLRRLVEDMRAQRPDHVVMTGDIVNIGLPGEIALARDWLATLGGAQEVSFTPGNHDAYVADATKLVHDVFEPWTTNESGAAGFPYLRRREGVALIGLDSGVPTAPFVASGKLGEAQLGALGALLDQSRAEGLARIVFLHHPPHIGGARALRGLDDAAAFEAVVARHGAELVLHGHNHKPSVAYIAAPQGRTPVVGVASASAKPGGHYPGAAYNLYEIERAGDALRVSLRRRGLTEAGEVVEVGAEERL; this is translated from the coding sequence GTGAGCTTTCTCCTCGCCCATCTCTCCGACGCCCATATCGGGCCGATCCCGCGTCCCAATCTCGCCGAGCTGCTCGGCAAAAGGGTCACCGGCTATGTGAACTGGCTCTATAAGCGCGCGGCGCAACACGATATGGGCGTGCTGCGCCGGCTCGTGGAGGACATGCGGGCGCAGCGGCCGGATCATGTCGTCATGACCGGCGACATCGTGAATATCGGTCTGCCGGGCGAGATCGCGCTCGCCAGGGACTGGCTCGCGACGCTCGGCGGCGCGCAGGAGGTGAGTTTCACGCCCGGCAATCACGACGCCTATGTCGCCGACGCCACGAAGCTCGTGCACGACGTCTTCGAGCCCTGGACGACCAATGAGAGCGGCGCGGCGGGCTTCCCTTATCTTCGCCGGCGCGAAGGCGTCGCGCTGATCGGGCTCGACTCGGGCGTGCCGACCGCGCCCTTCGTCGCCTCGGGCAAGCTGGGCGAGGCGCAACTCGGCGCGCTCGGCGCGCTTCTGGACCAGAGCCGCGCCGAAGGGCTCGCCCGAATCGTTTTCCTGCATCATCCGCCCCATATCGGCGGCGCGCGCGCGCTTCGCGGCCTCGACGACGCGGCGGCGTTCGAGGCGGTCGTCGCCAGGCATGGCGCCGAGCTCGTTCTGCACGGCCATAATCACAAGCCGAGCGTCGCTTATATCGCCGCGCCGCAGGGGAGGACGCCGGTCGTCGGCGTCGCCTCGGCGTCGGCAAAGCCCGGCGGACATTATCCCGGCGCGGCCTACAACCTCTATGAGATTGAGCGGGCGGGGGACGCGTTGCGGGTTTCCTTGCGTCGGCGGGGCCTGACGGAGGCGGGCGAGGTCGTAGAGGTTGGCGCGGAAGAGAGATTATAG
- a CDS encoding YkgJ family cysteine cluster protein: MEEINPCTACGACCAAFRVSFYWAEAAENGLPEGLYEPLTSVLANMRGTNCRSPRCVALSGEVGSETHCIAYESRPSPCREAQPRDEKCARARAINGLPAL, from the coding sequence ATGGAAGAGATCAATCCCTGCACCGCCTGCGGCGCCTGCTGCGCCGCCTTCCGCGTCTCCTTCTACTGGGCGGAGGCGGCGGAAAACGGGCTGCCGGAAGGGCTGTACGAGCCGCTGACCTCGGTCCTCGCCAATATGCGCGGCACCAATTGCAGATCGCCGCGCTGCGTGGCGCTGTCCGGGGAAGTCGGGAGCGAAACGCATTGCATCGCCTATGAAAGCCGGCCCTCGCCCTGCCGGGAGGCGCAGCCGCGCGACGAGAAATGCGCCCGCGCCCGGGCGATCAACGGTTTGCCCGCGCTTTGA
- a CDS encoding GNAT family N-acetyltransferase, with product MIDLVIQFLPMTAADEAQIEKLDERAFGPGRYARTAYRLREGVAPDLSLSFVARVGTLLVGANRMTGILVSTTPALLLGPLTVEPAFRSQGVGEKLVKHSLDAARAAAHGLVLLVGDLDYYSRLGFAQVPRGKIVMPGPVDPDRLLYCELRPGAFEAASGQMRRV from the coding sequence ATGATCGACCTTGTCATCCAATTTCTCCCCATGACGGCCGCGGACGAAGCGCAGATCGAGAAACTCGACGAGCGCGCCTTCGGCCCTGGCCGTTACGCCCGCACGGCTTACCGGCTGCGGGAAGGCGTCGCGCCGGATTTGTCCCTGTCCTTCGTGGCGCGCGTCGGCACGCTTCTCGTCGGGGCCAATCGGATGACCGGGATTCTCGTGAGCACGACGCCCGCCCTCCTGCTCGGGCCGCTGACCGTCGAGCCGGCCTTCCGCTCGCAAGGGGTGGGCGAGAAGCTGGTCAAACATTCGCTCGACGCCGCGCGCGCGGCGGCCCACGGCCTCGTCCTTCTCGTCGGCGATCTCGATTATTATTCGCGCCTCGGTTTCGCGCAGGTTCCGCGCGGTAAGATCGTCATGCCGGGGCCCGTCGACCCGGACCGCCTCCTCTATTGCGAATTGCGGCCCGGCGCGTTCGAGGCCGCGAGCGGCCAGATGCGGCGCGTCTGA
- a CDS encoding EF-hand domain-containing protein produces the protein MRTLSAALAVLLPLGAAPARAQSDAEHMLDAIFQMFDENRDGAISMEEANRFIDKTFAEMDMKHTGRISRDAWMRFSFGLADLAADQGRSDAYDRAKYRIFKRWDRSKSGALSLDDYRAGVLGDARASLRGRQKAGEAPRIDSAAFKRAPFVRQLMGSLK, from the coding sequence ATGAGAACCCTTTCCGCCGCCCTCGCCGTCCTGCTCCCCCTCGGCGCCGCGCCGGCCCGCGCGCAAAGCGACGCGGAACATATGCTGGACGCCATCTTTCAGATGTTCGACGAGAATCGCGACGGCGCCATCTCGATGGAGGAAGCCAACCGCTTCATCGACAAGACTTTCGCGGAAATGGACATGAAGCATACGGGCAGGATTTCCCGCGACGCCTGGATGCGCTTTTCCTTCGGCCTCGCCGACCTCGCCGCGGATCAGGGCCGCTCCGATGCGTACGACCGCGCCAAATACAGGATCTTCAAGCGCTGGGACCGCTCGAAATCCGGCGCGCTGAGCCTCGATGACTACCGCGCCGGAGTCCTCGGCGACGCGCGCGCGAGTTTGCGCGGCAGGCAGAAGGCCGGCGAAGCGCCGCGCATCGACTCCGCCGCCTTCAAGCGCGCGCCCTTTGTGCGGCAGTTGATGGGCTCCCTGAAATAA
- the dcd gene encoding dCTP deaminase, with amino-acid sequence MSLSDNFSEWSSLGSSSPIHPGSKEYSYTKIASTLQAGRKGPYTLKPQSFVLAWTAEKVEIPITSRLAARVEGKSSLARLGVGIHVTAPVIHSGFKGNIQLEMFNFGPHHIVLEPGMWVCQLVFELTTGTPEKGYQGIFAGQTA; translated from the coding sequence TTGAGTCTGTCTGACAATTTTAGTGAGTGGTCGAGTCTTGGGTCGTCATCACCAATTCATCCGGGTAGCAAGGAATATAGCTACACAAAGATAGCATCTACGTTACAGGCGGGGCGGAAGGGGCCATATACACTCAAGCCTCAAAGCTTCGTGCTTGCGTGGACGGCTGAGAAAGTCGAAATACCGATTACTTCCCGCCTTGCAGCGAGAGTGGAAGGGAAAAGTTCTTTAGCCCGCTTGGGCGTTGGAATTCATGTCACTGCGCCAGTCATTCACTCCGGCTTCAAAGGCAACATCCAGCTTGAAATGTTCAACTTCGGACCGCATCACATTGTGCTTGAGCCTGGAATGTGGGTTTGCCAATTAGTTTTTGAGCTAACCACGGGTACGCCAGAAAAAGGTTATCAGGGTATATTTGCGGGTCAGACGGCTTAG
- the zapE gene encoding cell division protein ZapE — translation MAAPLLERYDALVVERDLRPDPYQREAVKKLQGLVDALSKGRAPVAPLPKVLRAFFWQEERPRGLYLWGPVGRGKTMLMNLFFEMAHVEKKRRTHFHAFMADVHDRLHRLRRDAGNSLADPVTRVAQEIAAETRLICFDEFAVTDIADATILARLFSVFFAEGVVVVATSNVEPSKLYDGGRNRDLFLPFIALLKERMNVMRLAAPVDYRERQDCAGEVFFSPIDSRARAAMDALFVSLSGEPRGAPETLEIRRRVIHIPECAGRVARMGFWDLCGRPLAAADYLAIARRFDAVILDGVPVLAPDQRNEARRLIMLVDVLYEAHALLAISAEAEPQHLYTAPHGGEAREFERTVSRLTEMRARGYIEACVAGKAIMGAEG, via the coding sequence ATGGCAGCCCCTCTCCTGGAACGTTACGACGCCCTCGTCGTCGAACGCGACCTGCGCCCCGATCCCTATCAGCGCGAAGCGGTGAAGAAGCTGCAGGGCCTTGTCGATGCGCTTTCTAAGGGCCGGGCGCCGGTCGCCCCGCTCCCCAAAGTGCTGCGCGCCTTCTTCTGGCAGGAAGAAAGGCCGCGCGGCCTCTATCTCTGGGGGCCGGTTGGGCGCGGCAAAACCATGTTGATGAACCTCTTCTTCGAGATGGCCCATGTCGAGAAGAAGCGCCGCACCCATTTCCACGCCTTCATGGCCGATGTGCATGACCGTCTCCACCGTCTGCGGCGCGACGCGGGGAACAGTCTCGCCGATCCGGTCACGCGCGTCGCGCAGGAGATCGCCGCCGAAACGCGCCTCATCTGCTTCGACGAATTCGCGGTGACCGACATCGCCGACGCAACCATTCTGGCGCGACTCTTCTCGGTGTTTTTCGCCGAAGGCGTCGTGGTCGTCGCAACGTCGAATGTCGAGCCGTCCAAGCTCTATGACGGCGGACGCAATCGCGACCTCTTCCTCCCCTTCATCGCGCTTTTGAAAGAGCGAATGAACGTCATGCGCCTCGCCGCGCCGGTGGATTATCGCGAAAGGCAGGACTGCGCGGGCGAGGTTTTTTTCTCGCCCATCGACAGCCGCGCCCGGGCGGCCATGGACGCTCTCTTCGTCTCGCTGTCAGGCGAGCCGCGCGGCGCACCGGAGACGCTGGAGATCAGGCGCCGCGTCATCCACATTCCGGAATGCGCCGGGCGTGTCGCGCGGATGGGCTTCTGGGATCTCTGCGGACGTCCGCTCGCCGCCGCCGATTACCTCGCCATCGCCCGGCGCTTCGACGCGGTGATCCTCGACGGCGTTCCCGTCCTGGCGCCGGACCAGCGCAACGAGGCGCGCCGGTTGATCATGCTGGTCGACGTTCTCTATGAAGCGCATGCGCTGCTCGCCATCTCCGCCGAGGCGGAGCCGCAGCATCTCTATACAGCGCCGCATGGCGGGGAGGCGCGCGAATTCGAGCGCACAGTGTCGCGACTGACGGAGATGCGGGCGCGGGGATATATCGAGGCCTGCGTCGCCGGGAAGGCGATTATGGGCGCGGAGGGGTGA
- a CDS encoding GNAT family N-acetyltransferase produces the protein MNDVSLRRAGPADARQLAGIHIESWRETYAGMMPAAVLAGLDLDEWAGRWRENLSGVDAAAILALDAQGPAGFGLCRRQRSEKLAPLGFTGEITSLYLLRRIQRRGVGRRLLGAMAAHLLEEGHDSASVWVFRDAAHARGFYEAQGAEPTGVSGVWEIYGMVLPDMAYGFRDLRRLAPVT, from the coding sequence ATGAACGATGTCTCGCTTCGGCGCGCCGGCCCTGCGGATGCCCGCCAGCTAGCGGGAATTCATATCGAGAGCTGGCGCGAGACCTATGCTGGAATGATGCCCGCCGCCGTGCTGGCGGGGCTCGATCTCGACGAATGGGCGGGACGCTGGCGCGAAAATCTCTCCGGCGTCGATGCGGCGGCGATACTGGCGCTCGACGCGCAAGGGCCGGCGGGGTTCGGACTTTGCCGGCGGCAGCGTTCGGAAAAGCTGGCGCCGCTGGGCTTTACGGGGGAAATCACGTCGCTCTATCTCCTCCGCCGCATTCAGCGGCGCGGGGTCGGGCGGCGGCTTTTGGGGGCGATGGCGGCGCATCTTCTCGAGGAAGGCCATGACAGCGCCAGCGTCTGGGTCTTTCGCGACGCCGCCCATGCGCGCGGTTTTTACGAGGCGCAGGGCGCGGAGCCGACCGGCGTCTCGGGCGTATGGGAGATCTACGGGATGGTCTTGCCGGACATGGCCTATGGCTTCCGCGATCTGCGCCGCCTCGCGCCTGTGACTTGA